In a single window of the Ooceraea biroi isolate clonal line C1 chromosome 8, Obir_v5.4, whole genome shotgun sequence genome:
- the LOC105274823 gene encoding mRNA-capping enzyme: MSDENRGPIPPRWLNCPRKSMKLILNKFLAFKTPLSSAFNSQVPEECRFNVDMLFEYLKSQKLKLGLWIDLTNTTRFYDRKNVEEHGCKYLKLQCRGHGETPSEEQTRTFVQVCKNFIAHNPLEIIGVHCTHGFNRTGFLIISYLVETDGTSVDAGLAEFAIARPPGIYKGDYIQELYRRYDDVEDVPAPPPRPSWCLECDDLNIEDTDEGPSAANGNCDQEARGKKKKREFNNKNPVFMAGIPGVTPILDKVRLSGIQKRVQEICAWESTGFPGSQPVSMDIDNIRLLHTKPYRVSWKADGTRYMMLVQGDKEVYFIDRDNSVFEVNGLTFPHPRDTTRCLRDTLMDGEMVIDKDKDKDIPRYLVYDVIMYDGQDVSKLPFHPDRYSIIEHKVIAGRLKAMQERRLVKEREPFSVRLKYFWDVTLSRNLLGEKFASQLSHEPDGLIFQPAKEKYCTGTSPEVLKWKPQSLNSVDFRMKIVTESGTGILPRKVGHLYVGGLKTPYGTMKITKQLRELDNAIIECKFESGQWIFMRQRTDKSFPNSLSTAESVCKSIVKPVTKEWLLDFIDKYRFVQDDSELMPPPNKRQCLHRTVLLWHARDFTTNDRKSLRVNIEFDHATLIRWSPDGKAFIIHKAMANVIEVYKITKKSDGYIASATKALEFPRRHTEDVVGMDIACTGKYIITCSKANDLIIWDLKGQSLATVEMHLGSTHRARISPCGRFVAASGFTPDVNVWEVVFSKSGEFKQVSKAFDLAGHTSGVHDFSFNADSSHMATVSKDGTYRFYDTQIEFVKGEDPHLLMTGSWDTTTPASLVLSPNAEVLVIAHGSSVSFYSTVTGVLDTTIEDIFLGPITCLAFDAMGEYLLVAGDKHVNIFRNIAGYRTAIETAKRKLTQKQTQATKERLEKMIHDNKELLTKMGEKCPE, translated from the exons ATGTCGGATGAAAACAGAGGACCCATCCCGCCCCGCTGGCTCAACTGTCCGCGCAAGTCGATGAAGCTGATCCTAAACAAGTTCCTGGCTTTCAAGACGCCCCTATCGTCGGCCTTCAACAGCCAAGTGCCCGAGGAGTGTCGCTTCAACGTGGACATGCTCTTCGAATACTTGAAGAGTCAGAAATTGAAGTTGGGCCTGTGGATAGACCTGACAAACACGACGAGGTTCTACGACAGGAAAAACGTGGAGGAGCATGGttgtaaatatttgaaacTGCAGTGCCGTGGCCACGGCGAGACCCCGTCAGAAGAGCAAACTCGTACCTTCGTGCAGGTCTGCAAGAACTTCATCGCTCACAATCCATTGGAGATCATCGGTGTGCACTGTACTCACGGCTTCAACAGGACTGGCTTTCTCATAATCAGTTATCTAGTGGAAACAGATGGTACCAGTGTTGACGCAGGGCTAGCAGAGTTTGCCATTGCGAGACCACCCGGGATTTACAAGGGTGATTACATACAGGAACTGTACAGGCGATACGACGATGTGGAGGATGTACCAGCTCCTCCGCCAAGACCGTCGTGGTGCTTGGAGTGTGACGATTTAAATATCGAGGACACGGACGAGGGACCAAGTGCAGCAAACGGAAACTGTGACCAAGAAGCACGcggcaagaagaagaaacgtgAATTCAATAACAAGAATCCAGTGTTTATGGCTGGTATACCTGGCGTTACGCCTATTTTGGACAAGGTGAGACTGTCGGGTATCCAAAAGCGTGTTCAGGAGATCTGTGCATGGGAGTCTACAGGGTTTCCTGGTTCTCAACCTGTGTCCATGGACATTGACAATATCAGACTGTTGCACACGAAGCCGTACAGAGTATCATGGAAGGCAGATGGCACGAG GTATATGATGTTGGTACAAGGGGACAAGGAAGTATACTTTATAGACAGAGATAATAGCGTCTTTGAAGTAAATGGATTGACTTTCCCACATCCACGAGACACAACGCGATGTCTGAGAGACACTCTAATGGATGGC gaAATGGTGATTGATAAGGACAAGGACAAAGATATTCCCAGATACTTAGTATATGATGTCATTATGTACGACGGACAGGATGTTAGCAAATTACCGTTCCATCCTGACCGTTATTCCATTATCGAGCACAAGGTAATTGCCGGCAGACTGAAAGCGATGCAGGAGCGACGATTGGTGAAGGAACGAGAGCCCTTCTCAGTACGACTGAAGTACTTCTGGGATGTAACGCTGAGCCGAAATCTATTGGGCGAGAAGTTCGCTAGCCAGCTTTCTCACGAACCGGACGGCCTAATATTTCAGCCCGCTAAGGAGAAGTATTGTACGGGAACGTCGCCGGAGGTTCTAAAATGGAAGCCGCAATCATTGAACTCCGTGGACTTCCGAATGAAGATCGTTACGGAATCGGGCACGGGGATACTGCCGCGGAAGGTCGGTCATCTTTATGTCGGCGGATTGAAGACACCGTATGGCACGATGAAGATCACCAAGCAGCTCAGAGAACTGGACAACGCGATCATCGAGTGCAAATTCGAGAGTGGCCAGTGGATCTTTATGCGCCAGAGAACGGATAAATCGTTTCCCAATTCCCTCAGTACCGCCGAGTCTGTATGCAAGAGCATCGTCAAGCCGGTTACGAAGGAATGGCTCTTGGACTTCATCGATAAGTACAGATTTGTGCAGGATGATTCGGAGCTTATGCCACCACCAAACAAAAGACAAT GTTTGC ATCGCACCGTGTTGCTGTGGCACGCAAGAGATTTCACGACAAACGATCGCAAGTCTCTGCGCGTTAACATAGAATTTGATCATGCAACTTTGATACGTTGGTCCCCAGATGGAAAGGCATTCATCATCCACAAAGCAATGGCCAATGTCATCGAAGTATATAAAATCACGAAGAAATCGGACGGTTACATAGCGTCTGCGACAAAAGCATTGGAATTCCCGCGG CGTCACACCGAGGATGTTGTCGGAATGGATATCGCGTGTACCGGAAAATACATCATCACATGCAGCAAAGCGAACGATCTTATTATATGGGACTTGAAAGGACAATCCCTAGCGACTGTGGAGATGCACTTGGGATCTACtcatcgcgcgcgtatatcaCCCTGTGGTCGATTCGTTGCTGCCTCtg GCTTTACACCGGACGTGAACGTGTGGGAAGTGGTGTTCAGTAAATCCGGAGAGTTCAAACAGGTGTCCAAGGCATTTGACCTTGCCGGACACACGTCTGGAGTTCACGATTTCAGTTTCAATGCTGATAGCAGTCACATGGCTACCGTGTCCAAGGATGGGACTTACCGCTTCTACGATACACAAA TCGAGTTCGTAAAGGGAGAAGATCCGCACCTTTTGATGACCGGTAGTTGGGACACCACGACTCCAGCAAGCCTCGTTTTATCCCCGAACGCGGAGGTCCTAGTGATTGCGCATGGATCTTCTGTATCCTTTTATTCCACTGTTACCGGCGTCCTGGATACCACTATAGAAGATATCTTTCTCG GACCAATAACATGTTTGGCTTTTGACGCTATGGGAGAGTATCTTTTGGTTGCGGGCGACAAACATGTCAATATTTTTCGCAATATCGCCGGGTACCGAACCGCGATAGAGACCGCTAAACGCAAACTGACGCAGAAACAGACGCAAGCGACGAAGGAACGTCTTGAAAAGATGATTCACGATAACAAGGAGTTGCTCACGAAGATGGGAGAGAAATGTCCAGAGTGA